A window of the Miscanthus floridulus cultivar M001 chromosome 14, ASM1932011v1, whole genome shotgun sequence genome harbors these coding sequences:
- the LOC136504524 gene encoding uncharacterized protein: MGVGAAGSGAGSPPSWGRRLAAESCTSTGATMSVAAHIAPVASVSDSCSCRCSCGGGHGNCVNIYVNNNVQGVTNSVLVGSKVVMQDPGPRVSSGHHQPRRDGRRRRREGKRNRHQQLQHMAKTIKIGIVAVVVSSLLFVAAAAGTILF; the protein is encoded by the coding sequence ATGGGTGTTGGGGCTGCCGGCAGCGGCGCTGGCTCTCCGCCAAGCTGgggccgccgcctcgccgccGAGAGCTGCACGAGCACCGGGGCGACCATGTCCGTCGCTGCGCACATCGCGCCGGTGGCGTCAGTGTCGGACTCCTGCAGCTGCCGCTGCAGCTGCGGCGGCGGGCACGGCAACTGCGTCAACATCTACGTGAACAACAACGTGCAAGGGGTCACCAACTCCGTGCTGGTCGGCAGCAAGGTCGTCATGCAGGACCCCGGGCCGCGCGTCTCCAGCGGCCACCACCAGCCGCGGCgagacggccgccgccgccgccgtgaggGAAAGCGAAATCGGCACCAGCAGCTACAGCATATGGCGAAGAcgatcaagattggcatcgttGCCGTCGTTGTGTCATCGTTGCTGTTCGTAGCAGCTGCGGCGGGGACCATCCTTTTTTAG